One genomic window of Oncorhynchus clarkii lewisi isolate Uvic-CL-2024 chromosome 5, UVic_Ocla_1.0, whole genome shotgun sequence includes the following:
- the LOC139410209 gene encoding neuromedin-U-like: MMKTSQCQTRVSQSGSASYVSVLSTSAMNTLSSTSLTLLVLLISAIPVCKSVPIQQQRANIYQDQLLNQLEDVCSSYFSADLPFRTPDVLGELCVLILVQKSKDIKVRDNPSKRFLFHYAKQQGAGLTEGASPVMHPLLQLVPQLNTRRERGEEFVVRDDLQGPEGIQSRGYFLYRPRNGRRSLEFD; the protein is encoded by the exons ATGATGAAGACCTCTCAGTGCCAaaccagagtctctcagagcggcAGCGCGAGCTACGTGAGCGTTCTCAGCACCAGCGCAATGAACACGCTCAGCAGCACGAGCCTCACGCTTCTTGTTCTCCTCATCTCAGCGATCCCAGTCTGCAAAA GTGTTCCAATACAACAGCAGAGAGCAAATATATACCAGGACCAGCTTCTCAACCAG CTTGAAGATGTGTGCTCATCCTACTTTTCTGCAGACCTGCCATTTCGG ACACCTGATGTTTTGGGAGAACTCTGTGTGTTAATCCTTGTACAGAAGTCTAAG GACATTAAAGTGCGGGACAATCCTAGTAAAAGG TTTTTATTTCATTATGCTAAGCAACAAGGTGCTGGCCTAACAGAGGGGGCG TCCCCTGTGATGCATCCTCTCCTGCAGCTAGTTCCTCAACTCAATACcagacgagagagaggagaggagtttgtGGTCCGC GATGATCTCCAAGGACCTGAGGGAATTCAGAGCAGAGGATACTTCTTATATCGG CCAAGAAATGGAAGAAGATCCCTAGAATTTGATTAA